The genomic DNA gtgtgAGCACTTGAACTAGCacttctgcagaatttaagcttCCTGTTTGCTAAGAACCTTCCCCCAGTAAAACAGACATGGTGCCGGCTTCCTAAGGCTGCAGGCAGCTTGAGTGCTGCTGTTCTAGCTAGTGGGGCTAAGCCTCACCAATGCTATGGCTAGCAAAGGGACAAGAATCTGAACCGGTGCTGGGGAAAGCTGAGTGCAGTGGCAGGGGAGGCCAGTGGGAGGGACGGGACAGGACACCAAGGGAGTGGCAGAGTGGATGAGcagccctccccttcccagcagccagggctTGGGGGCAAAGAGCTGCTTTTCCACTTCCATCAGTCCAAGAGGCATAGACTTAACCTGTCTCCACACTCCCACTGGCCAGAGATGAACACAAAAGAGGGATCCTCTGTAGGGTTGAGATGGGCCCCTGGCAAGAAGCCCAGCCCCATCCCTTTTCCCGGCAGTCTGTTTCACCAGGGCGTTGCTTTTCATACCTGCCTCTGGCGAGCAGGCAGCTGGCAAACTTTTCAAGCCCTGCCTTGAAGAGGCTCAGGAAAATCCTTAGTCACCGCTGGCAGCTATAAACAGAATAGCGGCTTTGGAGTTCAAGTGAGACTAAGAGGACAAAaggggggacggggggggggcagaattcTCAGCCAGGCAAAGGACGTGTCTGCACCCTCTGATGTAGCACTTTGGCCACGTGTTTGAAACCAGTCTTGTGGAAGCAGCACAATGCTGATATACTGGAGTGAGGCACCGTTATGCTGGTACAGCATATTCCAGTAAGTTAGGAGAATGGTGTTAGGCACCtttataactgtgtccacactaggtgTTGCACCAATTCAGCAGAAAATGTAAAACCACGCTCTGAAgggtccctagtctctgtttgccagaagctgggaatgggcgatgggacgGATCACTCTGAttgcctggtctgttcattccctctggggcacctggcattggccactaccagaagacaggctactgggctagatggaccactgctctgacccagtctggtGTTCCTATGTTCTTAAATCAGACAGTTAAGTCAGTAAAAAAATCTGTACCTAGACCCAGCCTAACACCCTTGGCCAGAGAGATGCAGTGCAAAGAGGCACTAGTATGCGTTCAGCCAACCCAAGGCACTGCCCGACTGGTGGGAGTGACAATCTGCACCGGAGCGCACCAGAAAGAGCAGGCTTGGGGGGGAGCGCCCCTTGGTCTCCCTCGTTGCACCCGGTGTGGAGCTCACCATTACTGGGGCACTGAGTTGTTTTTAGCTacccagcagcagcgcagagaaAAGTCAGGGAGCCGTTAGattaaaaaagtgatttttttttttaatttttaaattaataaaaaaccTTCAACCTGTTTAAGCGAGATTCTGATTTGGAAATTAAAACCCCAAAGTCGCAGCCCCTCCCTGTTGCCGTGGCTGGAAGGAGCCCTCGGCCCCTGCTGCTGAGCCGGGCGGGGAAGGATGGTCCTTTACAGTTTGCACAACTGCCCTTCCAGCTCGGCCTCCCCAGGCTGAGCATTGTCTGGTGTGGGAACAGGGCCAgcgcaggagggaggaggagaccaACTGTTCCCCAGGGCGAGGGGGGCAAAAGGGTGCATCCCAGGGCCTGGGCACGGTGAGATTTCATTGGCACGAatcccaggctggtttgttttcgGGGCCCATGCGCAGACTTGGATGATTTTCAACAGAGGCCAAAGGAGGAGGGCTTTACCATGCCCAGCAAGGATGTCCAGAAAATCCAGACCCCTGGCTCCATCCCCCAGTCCTCTCGCTGACCTAAAGCGGACTGGTCTACCTAGTATCTCAGAGTCACACTGTCCTTCTGACGCCTGTTCCCCGAGCCTGCCAAAACGCAGTCTGGTATTACCGAGAGGGGAGAGGTGTCAGCAACGTGCCCTGCTCCTCCTGCTCCACGTTGTTCCAGCAGCCATACATCTCCTTCCCCAATCCTGTTCCTGCAGCACGGGAGTTCCGGGTTCAAAGGGCACATTCCCTCCCCGCGTGGGACACTTTCCCACAGCGGCCACGTTTCAGTGGGTGCGTCTCACCCTCCTCCCTCACTTTGTAAGAGCAGATTTCAGGCGAGCCATGGGCGCGAGTCGTACAGCCTTCTGACGGCAACCCCGTCTCATCTAGGGGCACCGCAGCAGCAGCCAAAGAATAGAGGAGTGGGGAAGTGAAGCCAATGGCAACAGCTTCTGAGCCAGCCCACCCTGTGCCCAAGGGAAGCTCTCAGTGTCCAGCAACATCCTCTTCACCCAAGCAGCATCGTGACCATCCTGCGATTGCCCACCAGGCTGCCAGTCTCTTTCCATTGCCCAATCTCTTTCCATTGCTCTCATTCTCTCTGGATTTATATACATtagatatttatatattatatagttatatattaaaaaagagaAGACCAGTTATTGACGCTCCAGAAGGGAAAAACCACATGGGCTGACAACCATCCCAGCAGAGTTACAAAAAGAATTATAAAATATTCCAGTGCCATCTTCGGGAACCCCCTCCCCAACTGCCCTGATCTCCTGCACCTCTTCtctgttttcccctccccccagccttgccccccccCGTCCCCCACTTCAGTGTTATGCAGTCTTATCTCTGCCCATCCATTGCAGCCATAGCTTTCTGCTGGGAGCCTCCTTGCTGAGACCCGGGTGGCCACATGGGCTGCTGATGGTGGAGATGATGGTGGAGGTTGTGGCTGGTTGGAGAGGAGGGTGGCATCCAGGCGGGTTGGTGGTTGGGAGGTGAGGAGGCCCAAAAGGGGCTGAAGTTACCCGGTGGAGAGCAAGCCATAGATGTGATGGGGCTGTTGCTGCTCTGTAGGTTCTCTGAGGTCCGCAGCTTAGAAAACATAGCGAGTGCGTCCGGGAAGTTGGGAGGTGTGGCTGGAGTATTGCTAGGTGTGCACAtctgcagggagagaaaggacaGAGCATCAGACACGTACATCAGCGACCACTAGAACACCGCGGCATCATCTGCTGGAGCTGGAAAGGCAGAACCTGTCATTGTTAGCTGGGAACTACCTGGCTAAAACCATTTCAGTCTCAAGGAGGGACGACACTAACCCTCTCTATGTCAGCAGCAGAGACGTTTTTCCTGCCATAAAGTTTGGAAGGCCACCTGGGATAGCCACCTGAGCAGCCCTACTGTAAAACGGGTGCTGCTATAGCCACTGCAACATCTAGCCCTGATCAGAGCAAGTCTAACTGATGCGGTGGCCACTAGGGCTCCCAATGATGGTGGAGCTGAACTGATGTTAGTAATTGACTGTATAGACAGGGCAACAGAGACTGGTTCATTGCCCAAGGCCACAACCCATGCCTGAAGCGTGACTCCCGCTCTATTTCTCTGTTTGCTGGGCTAGAGTGGTCTGATTGTAAGCCTGGGACCCAGGATAGCCTGGGTTCTGATTCCACTGGTGGCACCAACTTGGCTTGGCCTTGAAAAAATTACTTCGCCCCTCTGCACCTCTCCTGGGGGGGTGTAAAGCCGCTGACATCAGAGATAGAGGAAAGCCATTGCTGTAATGGCATCCAGGCCATCCCATTCAGGATTGTGGCCTTTGTCCTATTCCAGTATCAAAGGAacccagcccttagattcctctacCACGTCTTGCCCGACCACTTGTCCCTGTCCCCTGCTGGCCTAGGGCACCTGATGAACCTGACACGACACGTTTGCTAGTCTGCCAGACACCGGCCCCCTACACCACCACTTTCTAACCTCCACAAAGCACGCCAATGAAACAGCAGAACGTTCCCACCACTCTACGTTGGAAGGAGGCTGCCGTCTTCTGATGAATGCTACCAGTAAAGCTCAACTTTTCTGTGACTGAACGGCCTCCCTCAGGGAGCACCGGGGAGGGGGACCCGTATCCACGACACAGAGATTTAAGGGATCAGCGTGATACGGGTCCCCCTCCCCGGTGCTCCCAACGTGATCAGCGACTTTGGGAAGATCTTGGCATTTACCCACCATCCCGCCTCAGAACAGGCTAAAACCAATCCACCCCTCCTCCACTTGCCTCCCAAAGGCACATCTGAATCTCAGCagtcagccccaccccttctgctgcTTTTCTGAAATGCAGCACCCAGGATTCTCTCagcaacctgcagcccctcctggcacggggaggaggcacagcctcTTCTCAACATTGGCTAAAAGCTCCAGGGCTTAAGGTGTGTCGGTGCGAGACTCTTCTCCCTTCACCAGCCTTCAGGTGAAATTCACCAAGGCTCTGCCCTGGGTTCAGCCTGTTCTGCTTGTGCTGTGGCTGGCTTCGTTTTGAGGATGGTGCTGGCTCTGTACACAGAACTTCACTGCCTGCTTCTCTTGCTGCTGTGCATCAAGATCTTAAAGGGGCGCTAGCAGGTTGAAAAATGTAAAGCTATTTTAAAGGGCTGCAACTGAAATGAAATCTAGTCAGTTCTGAAGGAGATTATTTAGAAGCAACATGGTCGTACCTAGGAACCCCAAGGTCAGGGCCCTGCTACGCTTGGTACTCTGAGTTAGGAGTACTTTTGggtgctccagctgtccctgaaCAACTCTCCCCCCAGCCAGTCTCTGTCGTCACggtcacattttcctatttaaaacCTCTCACAACAGCAAAGGACCGAGACACTCAGGCCAAGAGGGGAAACTGACTAACTcatttcacaggggaaaggatGAAACTGGCTATATGCAAAGCGCTGCCAAATGAACAAACCAGCCAAAAAAGGAATGTTTCAAATAACTGGCCAGTTCCAGTATTCTAAGAATCACTGTAACAGTgggtgtaaataaataaaaatccccaGACAAATCTGATTTGGCGGTTGGGATCCTATTAGCCTAATACTAACAGTGCTTTAAATACTTGAAATGGAGAGATTTTGAAAGTCTAATTCACTCTTCCCTGGGGGAGAAAGGGAATTTATTCTTTCAAACACGGGCTGtgacagtggaaaaaaaaaaaaaaaaaccaactagcCATTTCACTCCCTTTCCATGCACTAGCACACCTATGCCCTGCTTTAATGCAGGGGAATTTTTACTTTAAAAGCTCAACCCCGTGCAGCTAACTTTTTAAAGGTCATAGAaacatttttagttttgttttttttttaaagcctaaaTTTTGGGTCAAATCAATGGAGAATCCCTTTAACTTATTACAAGAAAACTCCCTAAAAAGAGTCAACCAGAAGGTCCCGAAAAAGGTGACAAACCAGTTCCAGGTACCTCTTTGAAAGACTGTCCAAATAGTCTGATAAGGTGCCTCCTAGTCCGCCCCTGTGATCTGTTCTGCAAATTGCAGGTATAGTCAAAAGTCATAACTGACATGACAAAATCTAGAACATCAGTTTCCAAATGGATCTCCACATCCAGGGTTTTATAACAAATCCATCAGTGTAGTCAGCATAATTTACGAAGCGAACATAACCAAAATAGCCCTATGGTTGGTTCCTCCTCGTTCCTTTCCAAGGCAACCAGGCCTGATCCATTACCACTTCTTTTTTGAAAGGCATCAGTATTGGGAGAGAAACTGGATCTACCTGAGTTTCTAGCCTCTGCTCTAAAACCACAGGCTCCCTTTGGGTTAAGTCCAATAGCATATGTTGCAGATATCAGATCAGTGCCATATCTGCCTATAGCCAGTGGAGGGGAATGAAGAGGGTGaaaggaaaatttcagtttttacagGAATAAAGGGTCTTGCAAACCACAGCCTCCTCCACCCATCTCTCCAAACAGTTTCCATAGATCTAGTGCAAGGGATCTGATCTCCCTTCTAACCCATGGCTGGACAGGGGTTCGGCTTTTCCC from Gopherus flavomarginatus isolate rGopFla2 chromosome 12, rGopFla2.mat.asm, whole genome shotgun sequence includes the following:
- the UBALD2 gene encoding UBA-like domain-containing protein 2 produces the protein MSVNMEELRHQVMINQFVLAAGCAADQAKQLLQAAHWQFETALSAFFQETNIPNNHHHHQMMCTPSNTPATPPNFPDALAMFSKLRTSENLQSSNSPITSMACSPPGNFSPFWASSPPNHQPAWMPPSSPTSHNLHHHLHHQQPMWPPGSQQGGSQQKAMAAMDGQR